A genomic region of Pithys albifrons albifrons isolate INPA30051 chromosome 20, PitAlb_v1, whole genome shotgun sequence contains the following coding sequences:
- the ATP6V1G1 gene encoding V-type proton ATPase subunit G 1 → MASQSQGIQQLLQAEKRAAEKVAEARKRKNRRLKQAKEEAQAEIEQYRLQREKEFKAKEAAALGSHGSCTTEVEKETQEKMSVIQQNFQKNREVVMSQLLSLVCDIKPEIHVNYRING, encoded by the exons ATGGCGAGCCAGTCGCAGGgcatccagcagctgctgcaggccgAGAAACGCGCCGCGGAGAAGGTGGCCGAGGCCCGCAAGC GGAAGAACCGGAGGCTGAAGCAGGCCAAGGAGGAAGCCCAGGCAGAGATCGAGCAGTACCGCCTGCAGCGGGAGAAGGAGTTCAAGGCCAAGGAAGCAGCG GCACTTGGATCTCATGGCAGCTGCACCACTGAAGTTGAGAAGGAGACTCAGGAGAAGATGAGTGTAATCCAGCAGAACTTCCAGAAGAACCGTGAGGTGGTCATGTcccagctgctgtccctggtgTGTGACATCAAACCCGAAATCCACGTGAATTATCGCATCAATGGGTAG